The Vulpes vulpes isolate BD-2025 chromosome 8, VulVul3, whole genome shotgun sequence genome has a window encoding:
- the SP7 gene encoding transcription factor Sp7, whose translation MASSLLEEEAHYGSSPLAMLTAACSKFGGTSPLRDSTTLGKAGAKKPYSVGSDLSAPKTMGDAYPAPFSSTNGLLSPAGSPPAPTSGYANEYPPFSHSFPGPTGTQDPGLLVPKGHSSPDCLPSVYTSLDMAHPYGSWYKAGIHAGISPGPGNAPAPWWDMHPGGNWLGGGQGQGDGLQGTLPAGPAQPPLNPQLPTYPSDFAPLNPAPYPAPHLLQPGPQHVLPQDVYKPKAVSNSGPLEGGGAAKAPRGAGAGGGGFGGGGAGRSSCDCPNCQELERLGAAAAGLRKKPIHSCHIPGCGKVYGKASHLKAHLRWHTGERPFVCNWLFCGKRFTRSDELERHVRTHTREKKFTCLLCSKRFTRSDHLSKHQRTHGEPGPGPPAGGPKDLGEARGAAEEEASQTPRPPASPAPPEKAPEGSPEQSSLLEI comes from the exons ATGGCGTCCTCCCTGCTTGAG GAGGAAGCTCACTATGGCTCCAGCCCCCTGGCCATGCTGACGGCAGCGTGCAGCAAATTTGGCGGCACCAGCCCCCTGCGGGACTCAACGACACTGGGCAAAGCAGGCGCAAAGAAGCCATACTCCGTGGGCAGTGACCTTTCAGCCCCCAAAACCATGGGGGACGCCTACCCAGCCCCCTTTTCAAGCACCAATGGGCTCCTCTCACCTGCAGGCagtcctcctgcccccacctcggGCTATGCCAATGAGTACCCTCCTTTTTCTCACTCATTCCCTGGACCCACGGgcacccaggaccccgggctaCTAGTGCCCAAGGGCCACAGCTCTCCTGACTGCCTGCCCAGTGTCTACACCTCCCTGGACATGGCACATCCCTACGGCTCCTGGTACAAGGCAGGCATCCACGCTGGCATCTCGCCGGGCCCTGGCAACGCTCCTGCTCCCTGGTGGGACATGCACCCCGGGGGCAACTGGCTAGGTggtgggcagggccagggtgaTGGGCTGCAAGGGACACTGCCCGCGGGCCCCGCTCAGCCTCCGCTGAACCCCCAGCTGCCCACCTACCCGTCCGACTTTGCCCCCCTTAACCCGGCCCCCTACCCAGCTCCCCACCTCCTGCAGCCGGGGCCCCAGCACGTCTTGCCCCAAGACGTCTATAAGCCCAAGGCGGTGAGCAATAGCGGGCCGCTGGAGGGGGGCGGTGCGGCCAAAGCCCCCCGGGGggccggcgcggggggcggcggcttcggcggcggcggggcgggccgcTCCTCCTGCGACTGCCCCAACTGCCAGGAGCTCGAGCGCctgggcgcggcggcggcggggctgcgCAAGAAGCCCATCCACAGCTGCCACATCCCGGGCTGCGGCAAGGTGTACGGCAAGGCCTCGCACCTGAAGGCGCACCTGCGCTGGCACACGGGCGAGCGGCCCTTCGTGTGCAACTGGCTCTTCTGCGGCAAGCGCTTCACGCGCTCGGACGAGCTGGAGCGCCACGTGCGCACGCACACGCGGGAGAAGAAGTTCACCTGCCTGCTGTGCTCCAAGCGCTTCACCCGCAGCGACCACCTGAGCAAGCACCAGCGCACCCACGGCGagccgggccccgggccccctgCCGGCGGCCCCAAGGACCTGGGGGAGGCGCGCGGCGCCGCGGAGGAGGAGGCCAGTCAgacgccccggccccccgcctccccggcgCCCCCAGAGAAAGCCCCCGAAGGCAGCCCCGAGCAGAGCAGCCTGCTGGAGATCTGA